The following are encoded together in the Kribbella sp. CA-293567 genome:
- a CDS encoding ATP-binding protein translates to MSQVFGTPRRPAYAVTRTDRLGRPISLDRRGPESNSVLFTGAPGMGKSLELDRAQDLARRSGWIAIRVDASPREPLENRFVRAVSEDLGGLRKRHGYFALRKLKKTLRDLTQRSRGQQNGAELRFGVAPVQAVVKKQWDAPGKDGVSSTLNQLADDLGELGGKKRQPVMLMVDNLDVATERDLAALTELSAHLERKGQPVYLVGAGGELAATRLMAASGGMSGIATGVTGRFDVRECGALTPDELRPSVTEPLRRAGIPYQPAAVENLLKAANGNPSRLRELAETALRFAQPPYGVGVEVAKHATAQVNAQSRVFYQAAWNACSVAEKELLAKVAVRGPRGLAMPSETQAAGPGKWQEVDAARHGLVARGMLRDSPSGERVSLADPGLEEWVQTRVGQSAAHAGIALAGTPAPAVTQADPRGGGKHVRGPAASTRQVGNTTFRING, encoded by the coding sequence ATGAGTCAGGTCTTCGGCACGCCCCGGCGCCCGGCGTACGCGGTCACCCGGACGGATCGGCTGGGCCGGCCGATCTCCCTCGACCGGCGCGGGCCCGAGAGCAACTCGGTGCTCTTCACCGGCGCTCCGGGGATGGGCAAGAGTCTCGAGCTCGACCGCGCCCAGGACCTCGCCCGGCGCAGCGGCTGGATCGCGATCCGGGTCGACGCGTCGCCGCGGGAGCCGCTGGAGAACCGTTTCGTCCGGGCGGTCAGCGAGGACCTCGGCGGGCTGCGCAAGCGGCACGGCTACTTCGCGCTGCGCAAGCTGAAGAAGACGCTGCGGGACCTCACCCAGCGCAGCCGCGGCCAGCAGAACGGGGCCGAGCTGCGTTTCGGCGTCGCGCCGGTGCAGGCGGTGGTCAAGAAGCAATGGGACGCGCCCGGCAAGGACGGCGTCAGCAGCACGCTGAACCAGCTCGCCGACGACCTGGGCGAGCTGGGCGGGAAGAAGCGGCAGCCGGTGATGCTGATGGTCGACAACCTCGACGTCGCGACCGAACGAGACCTGGCGGCGCTGACCGAACTGTCGGCTCATCTGGAGCGCAAGGGGCAGCCGGTGTACCTCGTGGGCGCTGGCGGCGAGCTGGCCGCGACCCGGCTGATGGCCGCGTCGGGAGGGATGTCGGGGATCGCGACGGGGGTGACCGGGCGGTTCGACGTACGGGAGTGTGGGGCGCTGACTCCCGACGAGTTGCGGCCGAGCGTGACCGAGCCACTGCGGCGAGCAGGAATTCCGTACCAGCCGGCGGCGGTGGAGAATCTGCTCAAGGCGGCCAACGGCAATCCCAGCCGGCTGCGGGAGCTGGCCGAGACGGCATTGCGATTCGCGCAGCCGCCGTACGGGGTGGGGGTCGAAGTGGCCAAACACGCGACGGCTCAGGTGAATGCGCAGAGCCGGGTTTTCTACCAGGCCGCGTGGAATGCGTGCTCGGTCGCGGAAAAGGAGTTGCTGGCCAAGGTCGCCGTACGGGGGCCGCGGGGGTTGGCGATGCCGAGCGAGACGCAGGCCGCCGGGCCCGGGAAGTGGCAGGAGGTCGATGCCGCCCGGCACGGGTTGGTGGCTCGCGGCATGCTGCGGGACAGCCCGAGCGGGGAACGGGTTTCGCTGGCCGATCCCGGTCTCGAGGAGTGGGTGCAGACGCGGGTCGGGCAGTCAGCCGCTCATGCTGGGATCGCACTGGCCGGTACGCCGGCGCCGGCCGTCACGCAGGCTGATCCGCGCGGCGGCGGAAAGCACGTCCGAGGCCCGGCGGCCTCGACCCGACAGGTCGGCAACACGACCTTCCGGATCAACGGCTGA
- a CDS encoding helix-turn-helix transcriptional regulator: MRSEVSATTAANGPDELLQLVVHGGEQRLIRARGATTAFSPRNLLIQGADEPCAHIHLRRHDVIMLNVPIARLSYDVSTLRRSMFAPLPLPEAAGAVLRSAAQHVLTASSPLDAAAVEPYLLGVAELVLRTAAGDEADQADTIPARRQQVLDHLAANLHDETLTAQDVAEALNMSRRRLYLLFEGEAAIGERLRSMRLERARALLRDPAKAQWGVERIARACGFRSRSHFSRIFTAATGTTPRDFRR, encoded by the coding sequence ATGCGCAGCGAGGTCTCGGCGACCACCGCGGCGAACGGTCCGGACGAGCTGCTGCAACTGGTGGTGCACGGCGGCGAGCAGCGGCTGATCCGGGCCCGCGGTGCCACCACGGCGTTCTCCCCACGGAACCTGCTGATTCAGGGCGCCGACGAGCCGTGCGCGCACATCCATCTGCGCCGGCACGACGTGATCATGCTGAACGTACCGATCGCCCGGCTGTCCTACGACGTCTCGACCCTGCGCAGGTCGATGTTCGCCCCGCTGCCTCTGCCTGAGGCGGCCGGCGCCGTCCTGCGTTCGGCCGCTCAGCACGTCCTGACGGCTTCGTCGCCTCTCGACGCCGCCGCGGTCGAGCCCTACCTGCTGGGCGTCGCCGAACTCGTACTGCGGACCGCGGCCGGCGACGAGGCGGATCAGGCCGACACGATCCCCGCTCGCCGCCAGCAGGTTCTCGACCACCTGGCGGCGAACCTCCATGACGAGACGCTCACCGCGCAGGACGTGGCGGAGGCCCTCAACATGTCGCGCCGACGGTTGTATCTGCTCTTCGAGGGTGAAGCCGCGATCGGGGAGCGGCTGCGGTCGATGCGGCTCGAACGCGCCCGCGCGCTGCTGCGGGACCCGGCCAAGGCGCAGTGGGGAGTCGAGCGGATCGCCCGGGCGTGCGGCTTCCGCAGCCGCTCCCACTTCTCCCGGATCTTCACGGCGGCCACCGGAACGACGCCGCGCGACTTCCGCCGCTGA
- a CDS encoding endonuclease produces MPALRALRPAVVVGVLLALLAFGIKPSTAASTANLTVAAAIQQQNGSVGTVEGYVVGQPTAANTVIRSGFTGDTALALADSASQTSTASMLYVQIPSGFRAQYGLKTKPGLLGTKISVTGTLTPYFTPHAGLKDPTAFGGGGGTDPGDPPDPSDYYAPAAGKTGAALKAALHTIISSQTKLSYDQVWNALKDTDQDPANANNVILLYSGRSQSKATNGGGVNDWNREHVWAKSHGDFGTATGPGTDVHHLRPEDVSVNSARGNLDFDNGGAAVAECSGCAADGDSFSPRAAVRGDVARMILYMAVRYEGGDGWPNLEPNNSVGNGSAPYIGKLTVLKAWSAADPPDAFEKRRNQVIFDTWQHNRNPFIDHPEWVNSIWP; encoded by the coding sequence GTGCCTGCTCTTCGTGCTCTGCGTCCGGCCGTGGTCGTCGGCGTCCTGCTGGCGTTGCTCGCGTTCGGGATCAAACCCTCGACCGCGGCCTCGACAGCGAATCTGACGGTCGCCGCGGCGATCCAGCAACAGAACGGGTCGGTCGGCACGGTCGAGGGCTACGTGGTCGGTCAACCGACGGCCGCGAACACGGTGATCCGCAGTGGTTTCACCGGGGACACGGCGCTGGCGCTGGCCGACTCGGCTTCGCAGACGAGTACGGCGTCGATGCTCTACGTGCAGATCCCGAGCGGCTTCCGCGCGCAGTACGGGCTGAAGACGAAGCCCGGGTTGCTCGGCACGAAGATCAGCGTGACCGGGACGCTCACGCCGTACTTCACTCCGCACGCGGGGCTGAAGGACCCGACCGCGTTCGGCGGTGGCGGTGGGACCGACCCGGGCGATCCGCCGGACCCGAGCGACTACTACGCGCCCGCGGCCGGCAAGACGGGCGCGGCGCTCAAGGCCGCGCTGCACACGATCATCTCCAGCCAGACCAAGCTGAGCTACGACCAGGTCTGGAACGCGCTCAAGGACACCGACCAGGATCCCGCCAACGCGAACAACGTGATCCTGCTGTACTCCGGCCGCTCGCAGAGCAAGGCCACCAACGGCGGCGGCGTCAACGACTGGAACCGTGAGCACGTCTGGGCCAAGTCGCACGGTGACTTCGGTACGGCGACCGGCCCCGGTACCGACGTGCACCACCTGCGCCCCGAGGACGTGTCGGTCAACTCCGCCCGCGGCAACCTCGATTTCGACAACGGCGGCGCTGCCGTGGCGGAGTGCTCGGGATGCGCGGCGGACGGCGACTCGTTCTCCCCGCGAGCCGCTGTTCGCGGTGACGTCGCGCGGATGATCCTTTACATGGCGGTGCGCTACGAGGGTGGTGACGGCTGGCCGAACCTGGAGCCGAACAACTCGGTCGGCAACGGCTCGGCGCCGTACATCGGCAAGCTGACGGTGCTGAAGGCGTGGAGCGCGGCCGACCCGCCGGACGCCTTCGAGAAGCGCCGCAACCAGGTCATCTTCGACACCTGGCAGCACAACCGCAACCCGTTCATCGACCACCCCGAATGGGTCAACTCGATCTGGCCCTAG
- a CDS encoding class I SAM-dependent methyltransferase: MTADPALFDRFAADYDRFVSLQPGQHTHWLTGLGLSGERAIDVGCGSGHAVERLADDFQYVLGVDLSGPMIEIARATRARPNLEYRVADVFALADDGFDLVYSHTMMHHLPDYRAGLEQLRSLVRPGGTVAVVDNVSDLYPTPPRWIYTEGALRGFPAEVRRIGLRAAWFQLRFWFSEPWLAHLASDSYLSRDQFRLVYDEVFPGARYDDLGFALAMSWTDERAD, translated from the coding sequence ATGACTGCTGACCCTGCGCTCTTCGACCGGTTCGCCGCCGACTACGACCGCTTCGTCAGCCTGCAGCCCGGCCAGCACACCCACTGGCTGACCGGGCTGGGGCTGAGCGGCGAGCGGGCGATCGACGTCGGCTGCGGTTCCGGCCATGCGGTGGAGCGGCTGGCCGACGACTTCCAGTACGTGCTCGGGGTCGACCTGAGCGGGCCGATGATCGAGATCGCCCGGGCCACCCGGGCCCGCCCGAACCTCGAGTACCGGGTGGCGGACGTGTTCGCGCTGGCGGACGACGGGTTCGACCTGGTCTACAGCCACACGATGATGCATCACCTGCCCGACTATCGGGCCGGGCTGGAGCAGCTGAGGTCGCTGGTCCGGCCGGGTGGCACGGTCGCGGTGGTCGACAACGTCTCCGATCTCTACCCGACGCCGCCGCGGTGGATCTACACCGAGGGCGCCCTGCGCGGTTTCCCCGCCGAGGTCCGGCGGATCGGGCTGCGGGCGGCGTGGTTCCAGCTGCGGTTCTGGTTCAGCGAGCCCTGGCTCGCGCACCTGGCGAGCGACAGCTATCTGTCCCGCGACCAGTTCCGGCTGGTCTACGACGAGGTGTTCCCCGGGGCTCGGTACGACGACCTCGGTTTCGCTCTCGCGATGAGCTGGACCGACGAACGCGCCGACTGA
- a CDS encoding siderophore-interacting protein, which produces MSTPAPRNRRAKLAVVRRTERVTPHMIRMVLSSDDFVDNGTTDHYVKLLFLKQGVQYPDPLDLGQVREQLPSEHWPTMRTYTVRSWDEAAKELTIDFVHHGDEGIAGPWAASAQPGDKVWFNGPGGAYAPQETAAWHLLVGDESALPAIGAAIEGLPAGAHAKAFVEVQDETEEQKFDTAGDLELTYLHRAGATGDRGDGLVKAVEALDFPDGVQVFVHGEAGFVLRLRKHLFAERGLARDQVSLSGYWRLGKNEDGWQAEKAETVRKEREAAGN; this is translated from the coding sequence GTGAGCACTCCCGCACCCCGAAACCGCCGAGCGAAGCTGGCGGTGGTCCGACGGACCGAGCGCGTCACCCCGCACATGATCAGGATGGTGCTGAGCAGCGACGACTTCGTCGACAACGGCACCACCGACCACTACGTCAAGCTGCTCTTCCTGAAGCAGGGCGTGCAGTATCCGGACCCGCTCGACCTGGGCCAGGTCCGGGAGCAGTTGCCGTCCGAGCACTGGCCCACGATGCGGACCTACACCGTCCGCTCCTGGGACGAGGCGGCCAAGGAGCTGACCATCGACTTCGTCCACCACGGCGACGAGGGCATCGCCGGTCCCTGGGCAGCGTCGGCCCAGCCCGGTGACAAGGTCTGGTTCAACGGTCCCGGCGGTGCCTACGCGCCGCAGGAGACCGCCGCCTGGCACCTGCTGGTCGGTGACGAGAGCGCGCTGCCGGCGATCGGCGCCGCGATCGAGGGGCTGCCGGCCGGTGCGCACGCCAAGGCGTTCGTCGAGGTCCAGGACGAGACCGAGGAGCAGAAGTTCGACACCGCCGGTGACCTGGAGCTGACCTACCTGCACCGCGCCGGTGCGACCGGGGACCGCGGCGACGGCCTGGTCAAGGCGGTCGAGGCGCTCGACTTCCCCGACGGCGTCCAGGTCTTCGTGCACGGCGAGGCCGGATTCGTACTGCGGCTGCGCAAGCACCTCTTCGCCGAGCGGGGACTCGCACGCGACCAGGTGTCGCTGTCGGGCTACTGGCGGCTCGGCAAGAACGAGGACGGCTGGCAGGCGGAGAAGGCCGAGACGGTCCGCAAGGAACGCGAAGCCGCCGGCAACTGA
- a CDS encoding aminoglycoside phosphotransferase family protein, translating to MTALFAVPPPLFETLSDRLPWLEAVPTLAAAYLDRWQLTLDGRPLHGMASVVLPVVRRDGTPAMLKLQPFDEENADEALALRSWPRDAVVQVLEDDPSSATILLERLEPRSLSEVADDTEATRILAELLVRLNGVPAPAGVRRLSEVVAEMLDGAPALIPLLSDPAQQSLVRRYAAQAAELVQEPGDRLLHWDLHYGNVLAGRRAPWLVIDPKPLAGDPAFEVFQVLHNRWDDLVATGDLRGAIRRRFDLMVEVTGLERDRAVGWTMVRILQNVLWDLAGAQDDAIDPDHLEIARAIV from the coding sequence ATGACCGCGCTGTTCGCAGTACCGCCCCCGCTCTTCGAAACCCTCTCCGACCGGTTGCCCTGGCTCGAAGCCGTGCCCACGCTGGCGGCGGCGTACCTCGATCGCTGGCAGCTGACCCTCGACGGCCGGCCGCTGCACGGGATGGCTTCGGTGGTGCTGCCGGTCGTCCGCCGCGACGGCACCCCGGCGATGCTGAAGCTCCAGCCCTTCGACGAGGAGAACGCGGACGAGGCCCTCGCGCTGCGCAGCTGGCCCCGGGACGCGGTCGTGCAGGTCCTGGAGGACGACCCGTCGAGCGCGACGATCCTGCTGGAGCGGCTCGAGCCCCGGTCGCTCAGCGAGGTCGCCGACGACACGGAGGCGACTCGCATCCTGGCCGAGTTGCTCGTCCGGCTCAACGGCGTACCGGCTCCTGCTGGGGTACGGCGGCTGTCCGAGGTCGTGGCCGAGATGCTGGACGGTGCGCCGGCGCTGATCCCCCTCCTGTCGGACCCCGCCCAGCAGTCCCTCGTACGCCGGTACGCCGCGCAAGCCGCCGAGTTGGTCCAGGAGCCCGGTGACCGCCTGCTGCACTGGGACCTGCACTACGGCAACGTGCTGGCCGGCCGCCGCGCGCCCTGGCTGGTGATCGACCCCAAGCCGCTGGCCGGCGATCCGGCTTTCGAGGTGTTCCAGGTGCTGCACAACCGCTGGGACGACCTGGTCGCGACCGGGGACCTGCGGGGCGCCATCCGGCGGCGGTTCGACCTGATGGTCGAGGTGACCGGTCTGGAGCGGGACCGGGCGGTCGGCTGGACCATGGTCCGGATCCTGCAGAACGTGCTGTGGGACCTGGCGGGCGCGCAGGACGACGCGATCGATCCCGACCACCTGGAGATCGCCCGGGCCATCGTGTGA
- a CDS encoding quaternary amine ABC transporter ATP-binding protein, with protein sequence MTAQLEYPDLQDSEALLSIQGLWKVFGPKAARVPRRPELAAMSRAQLLDRTGCTAAVRDLSFDVAPGEVFVVMGLSGSGKSTLVRCLTRLIEPTAGSIIFEGEDLRAADEKRLRTLRRSKFSMVFQHFGLLPHRKVIDNVSYGLEVRGESKPDRKRRAQEVIDLVGLRGNENLYPEQLSGGMQQRVGLARALANDPDVLLFDEPFSALDPLIRREMQTEVVRLHQEVGKTMVFITHDLNEALKLGDRILLMRDGEAVQLGTGDELVGAPADDYVRDFVRDIPRADVLTLRWIVRQPRDGEELANLELGPDVLVREATRQVLESPHPVKVVADGQLLGVIGDEEILAVVADRETSAVVPAARH encoded by the coding sequence GTGACCGCTCAGCTCGAGTACCCCGACTTGCAGGACAGCGAGGCGCTGCTGTCGATCCAGGGTCTGTGGAAGGTCTTCGGGCCGAAGGCCGCCCGGGTGCCCCGCCGGCCGGAGCTGGCGGCGATGAGCCGTGCCCAGTTGCTGGACCGGACCGGCTGTACCGCGGCCGTCCGTGACCTGAGCTTCGACGTCGCTCCGGGCGAGGTCTTCGTGGTGATGGGCCTGTCGGGATCGGGCAAGTCGACCCTGGTCCGCTGCCTGACCCGGCTGATCGAGCCGACCGCCGGCAGCATCATCTTCGAGGGTGAGGACCTGCGCGCCGCCGACGAGAAGCGGCTGCGGACCCTGCGCCGGAGCAAGTTCTCGATGGTCTTCCAGCACTTCGGCCTGCTCCCGCACCGCAAGGTGATCGACAACGTCTCCTACGGCCTGGAGGTCCGCGGCGAGAGCAAGCCCGACCGCAAGCGCCGGGCCCAGGAAGTGATCGACCTGGTCGGTCTGCGCGGCAATGAGAACCTGTACCCCGAGCAGCTCTCCGGCGGAATGCAGCAGCGGGTCGGCCTGGCCCGCGCACTCGCCAACGACCCCGACGTGCTGCTCTTCGACGAGCCGTTCTCCGCGCTGGACCCGCTGATCCGCCGCGAGATGCAGACCGAGGTGGTCCGGCTGCACCAGGAGGTCGGCAAGACGATGGTCTTCATCACCCACGACCTGAACGAGGCGCTCAAGCTCGGTGACCGGATCCTGCTGATGCGCGACGGCGAGGCCGTCCAGCTCGGCACCGGCGACGAACTGGTCGGCGCCCCGGCCGACGACTACGTGCGCGACTTCGTCCGCGACATCCCGCGCGCCGACGTCCTCACCCTGCGCTGGATCGTCCGGCAGCCGCGGGACGGCGAGGAGCTGGCCAATCTCGAGCTCGGCCCCGACGTGCTGGTCCGGGAGGCGACCCGGCAGGTGCTGGAGTCGCCGCACCCGGTCAAGGTCGTCGCGGACGGCCAGCTGCTCGGCGTGATCGGCGACGAGGAGATCCTCGCCGTGGTCGCGGACCGGGAGACCTCTGCCGTCGTGCCCGCTGCGCGGCACTGA
- a CDS encoding glycoside hydrolase family 16 protein — translation MNRSRKLRITATAVVLAALATTGAGTAANARTSPEKLAACGAFFDDFNYSSRTDPNFTNRRWQVRTNAGGPGVGGAIWAASNVTFPTVDGQKSLQLRASTNGTPSGTTHAQVQQRDLRFFEGTYATRFKFSDTPVSGADGDRVNQTFYTISPLDYDWEPTYSELDISEYLPNGGWGETGPVNFLTSWNTYQADPFDGWRISAARRFSHAGWHTLVATVGAGHVKYYIDGALVADHTTDDAGRSVYPRRPMTLNYNQWFIDLEKHTGGTSAYVQSADWVYYAKNEVLSPATATARVNSYRSAGASHADTISC, via the coding sequence ATGAACCGATCACGCAAGCTCCGCATCACCGCGACGGCCGTCGTACTGGCCGCCCTCGCCACCACCGGCGCCGGCACGGCCGCCAACGCCCGCACCAGCCCCGAGAAACTGGCTGCGTGCGGGGCGTTCTTCGACGACTTCAACTACAGCTCCCGCACCGACCCGAACTTCACCAACCGCCGATGGCAGGTCCGGACCAACGCCGGTGGCCCCGGCGTCGGCGGCGCGATCTGGGCCGCGAGCAACGTCACCTTCCCGACCGTGGACGGCCAGAAGTCGCTGCAGTTGCGCGCCTCCACCAACGGAACGCCCAGCGGTACGACGCACGCGCAGGTCCAGCAGCGCGATCTGCGGTTCTTCGAAGGCACCTACGCGACCCGCTTCAAGTTCAGTGACACTCCGGTCAGCGGCGCCGACGGCGACCGGGTGAACCAGACCTTCTACACGATCTCCCCGCTCGACTACGACTGGGAGCCGACGTACAGCGAGCTCGACATCTCCGAGTACCTGCCGAACGGCGGCTGGGGTGAGACCGGGCCGGTCAACTTCCTGACCAGCTGGAACACCTACCAGGCCGATCCGTTCGACGGCTGGCGGATCAGTGCCGCCCGCCGGTTCAGCCACGCCGGCTGGCACACGCTGGTCGCCACGGTCGGCGCCGGGCACGTGAAGTACTACATCGACGGCGCCCTCGTCGCCGACCACACCACCGACGACGCCGGGCGCTCGGTCTACCCGCGGCGGCCGATGACGCTGAACTACAACCAGTGGTTCATCGACCTGGAGAAGCACACCGGCGGCACCAGCGCCTACGTGCAGTCGGCGGACTGGGTCTACTACGCCAAGAACGAAGTACTGTCGCCGGCCACCGCCACCGCGCGGGTGAACTCCTACCGCTCGGCCGGCGCCTCCCACGCGGACACGATCAGCTGCTGA
- a CDS encoding VOC family protein produces the protein MSPSIPRFHLAMPVDDLAAAAEFYGTVIGCERGRSSDTWIDWNLRGHQFVTHLAPARPQAVHNPVDGHDVPVPHFGLILEIPDFHALADRFRAAGTAFVIDPYLRFEGKPGEQWTMFLHDPAGNALEFKAFANDEDVFAT, from the coding sequence ATGAGCCCTTCCATCCCACGCTTCCACCTGGCCATGCCGGTCGACGACCTCGCCGCCGCCGCGGAGTTCTACGGCACCGTGATCGGCTGCGAGCGCGGTCGCAGCTCCGACACCTGGATCGACTGGAACCTGCGCGGCCACCAGTTCGTGACCCACCTGGCCCCGGCTCGCCCACAGGCTGTTCACAACCCTGTGGACGGCCACGACGTCCCGGTCCCGCACTTCGGCCTGATCCTGGAGATCCCCGACTTCCACGCGCTGGCCGACCGCTTCCGCGCCGCCGGCACCGCCTTCGTCATCGACCCCTACCTCCGCTTCGAAGGCAAACCCGGCGAGCAGTGGACGATGTTCCTGCACGACCCGGCCGGCAACGCCCTGGAGTTCAAAGCGTTCGCCAACGACGAAGACGTCTTCGCCACCTGA
- a CDS encoding GntR family transcriptional regulator, giving the protein MRRTEARDRLLRLIELRNPGEPLPSERSLSESLGVSRPTLRAALDDLARDGLVVREHGRGTFTSSRKIHQALEPTAEGDFQVPPAEGTPWQSRLISFEIEPAGARLGQRLEISPGDQLVSVVRLRLVDGAAMCIERIRIPAAFVSGITGRDFEIGSLYGLLRSRYGVAAKDAVQTTEPTVTDAQEAALLGVPLHSPALLFERTTRNADRAVIEYTRSLYRGDRYRITTRLTFGEGD; this is encoded by the coding sequence ATGAGAAGGACCGAAGCGCGGGACCGCCTGCTGCGTTTGATCGAGCTTCGCAACCCGGGTGAGCCACTGCCGTCCGAGCGCAGCCTGAGCGAGTCGCTCGGCGTCTCCCGGCCGACCCTGCGCGCCGCGCTCGACGACCTGGCCCGTGACGGCCTGGTGGTCCGCGAGCACGGTCGCGGCACCTTCACCAGCTCACGCAAGATCCACCAGGCGCTCGAGCCCACCGCGGAGGGCGACTTCCAGGTACCGCCGGCCGAGGGCACGCCCTGGCAGAGCCGGCTGATCAGTTTCGAGATCGAGCCGGCCGGTGCGCGGCTCGGGCAGCGGCTGGAGATCTCGCCGGGCGACCAACTGGTCTCGGTGGTCCGGCTGCGGCTGGTCGACGGCGCCGCGATGTGCATCGAGCGGATCAGGATCCCGGCGGCGTTCGTGTCCGGTATCACCGGCCGCGACTTCGAGATCGGTTCGCTCTACGGGTTGCTGCGCTCGAGGTACGGGGTGGCGGCGAAGGACGCCGTACAGACGACCGAGCCGACCGTGACCGACGCGCAGGAGGCGGCGCTGCTCGGCGTACCGCTGCACTCGCCGGCACTGTTGTTCGAGCGGACGACCCGCAATGCCGACCGCGCCGTGATCGAGTACACCCGCTCCCTCTACAGAGGAGACCGGTACCGGATCACGACGCGGCTGACGTTCGGTGAAGGCGACTAG